In Dromiciops gliroides isolate mDroGli1 chromosome 4, mDroGli1.pri, whole genome shotgun sequence, one DNA window encodes the following:
- the TTC39A gene encoding LOW QUALITY PROTEIN: tetratricopeptide repeat protein 39A (The sequence of the model RefSeq protein was modified relative to this genomic sequence to represent the inferred CDS: deleted 2 bases in 2 codons), whose translation MSTPGDEASLPTGPSMSNLNVALDECMTALDLFLTNQFSEALTYLQPKTKESMYHSLTYATILEMQALMTFDPQDILNACNMMKEPRPGARSLEPPLKGAWNLCYPGCCFEMPTARAVASNVGTYIGSGETYPQFNISIQIQRLGVMECESWAEGSALCAASSSLETTPGSRCPSSRGGLEGSKNTLREPRKQALRIMVVISDIPLLGSPFTNIPSFEPPNNPCDVAMFTIMPIWTDEKTEPRKVGTCPMVAQPGGHRKKLSVAGSFSNPHAPSHPDQFMKSLYLGMTGAIEKGLIGGAQDVRIASNGSFDPQRPCPAAPVGLVDCRKEPGKPKILVLEAEGTTSREQAGAVLFGGPPLPLWGRSDGWEGSLHGERLRGINERTVGRETRRLGRTWQPGCLVGLAWGQNPELRSGERLGVAHRPLEAGYQDRLPKEIHAEVCYAECLLQRAALTFLQDENMVSFIKGGIRVRNSYQTYKELDSLVQSSSYSKGENHSHFEGGVKLGVGAFNLTLSMLPARILRLLEFVGFSGNKDYGLLQLEEGASVHSFRAVLCTMLLLCYHTFLSFVLGTGNVNIEEAEKLLQPYLKRYPKGAIFLFFAGRIEAIKGHIDAAIQRFEECCEAQQHWKQFHHMCYWELMWCFTYKCQWKMAYFYADLLSKENSWSKATYIYMKAAYLSMFGEDDYKPFGDDEVELFRAVPGLKLKIAGKSLPTEKFAIRKSRRYLNPNPTPLPVPALEMMYIWNGYAVIGKQPQLTQGMLGILVKAQETLGKTPANEFSVDDLCVVKLLQGLCLKHLGQVTEAEENFRFIHASEKKIKYDHYLIPNALLEISLLCLEQGRTEEALKCLEMAKQNYKNYSMESRTHFRIQAAMLQARAAPEDGGTSEVAEVL comes from the exons AACCAAGGAGAGCATGTACCACTCCCTGACCTATGCCACCATCTTAGAAATGCAAGCCCTGATGACC TTTGACCCCCAGGACATCCTGAACGCCTGCAACATGATGAAGGAGCCCAGACCCGGTGCCAGAA GCCTGGAGCCTCCTCTCAAAGGGGCCTGGAATCTCTGCTACCCCGGTTGTTGCTTTGAGATGCCAACGGCCAGAGCTGTAGCCAGTAATGTCGGCACCTACATAGGCAGTGGTGAAACGTACCCACAATTCAACATCTCAATCCAAATTCAGAGACTAGGGGTGATGGAGTGTGAAAGCTGGG CAGAAGGCAGTGCTCTTTGTGCTGCCAGCTCCAGCCTGGAAACCACCCCAGGCTCCAGGTGCCCCAGCTCCCGGGGAGG GTTGGAAGGGTCCAAGAACACCCTGCGAGAGCCCAGGAAACAGGCGTTGAGAATAATGGTCGTAATAAGTGACATTCCG CTCTTGGGAAGCCCTTTTACCAACATCCCCTCCTTTGAGCCTCCTAACAACCCCTGCGATGTGGCCATGTTTACCATCATGCCCATTTggacagatgagaagactgagccCAGAAAGGTTGGTACTTGCCCCATGGTCGCCCAGCCAGGAGG GCACAGAAAGAAATTATCTGTAGCCGGCTCCTTCAGCAACCCTCATGCACCGTCCCACCCTGACCAGTTCATGAAG TCCCTGTACCTTGGGATGACCGGGGCCATCGAGAAGGGGCTCATAGGAGGTGCCCAGGATGTCAGGATTGCCAGCAATGGGTCCTTTGATCCCCAGAGACCCTGCCCGGCAGCCCCGGTGGGTCTTGTGGATTGTCGCAAGGAGCCGGGGAAGCCAAAAATCTTAGTCTTGGAAGCAGAAGGGACC ACCTCCAGGGAGCAGGCGGGAGCCGTCCTTTTTGGGGGACCGCCTCTCCCACTCTGGGGCCGCTCAGATGGCTGGGAAGGTTCTCTGCATGGGGAAAGGCTGCGAGGGATCAATGAGAGGACCGTAGGCCGGGAGACAAGAAGGCTCGGCAGGACGTGGCAGCCGGGCTGTCTAGTGGGACTGGCCTGGGGGCAGAACCCGGAGctgaggagtggggagaggctgggCGTGGCACACCGGCCCTTGGAGGCTGGATATCAGGACAGACTTCCTA AAGAAATTCATGCTGAAGTATGCTATGCTGAGTGCCTCCTGCAGAGGGCTGCTCTGACCTTCCTGCAG GATGAGAACATGGTGAGCTTCATCAAAGGAGGCATCAGGGTGCGGAACAGTTACCAAACGTACAA GGAACTGGACAGCCTGGTGCAGTCCTCCAGCTACTCAAAGGGAGAAAACCACAGCCATTTCGAAGGAGGGGTGAAGCTTGGTGTGGGTGCCTTTAACTTG ACACTGTCCATGCTCCCTGCCAGGATTCTGCGGCTGCTGGAATTCGTGGGGTTCTCTGGAAACAAG GACTATGGGCTGCTGCAGCTGGAGGAAGGAGCTTCTGTGCACAGCTTCCGGGCCGTGCTCTGTACCATGTTGCTGCTCTGTTATCACACCTTCCTCAGCTTCGTCCTTG GAACAGGGAACGTCAACATCGAAGAGGCCGAGAAGCTGCTCCAGCCTTACCTGAAACGTTACCCTAAA GGAgccatcttcctcttctttgctGGCCGGATCGAAGCCATCAAGGGCCACATTGACGCA GCCATCCAGCGCTTCGAGGAGTGCTGTGAGGCCCAGCAGCACTGGAAGCAGTTCCACCATATGTGCTACTGGGAGCTCATGTGGTGTTTCACCTACAAGTGCCAGTGGAAGATGGCCTACTTCTACGCCGACCTGCTCAGCAAAGAGAACTCCTGGTCCAAG GCCACCTACATCTACATGAAAGCCGCCTACCTCAGCATGTTCGGAGAGGACGACTACAAGCCTTTTGGGGACGATGAAGTGGAGCTGTTTCG AGCGGTGCCAGGCCTGAAGCTCAAGATTGCCGGCAAGTCTCTGCCCACCGAGAAGTTTGCCATTCGGAAGTCTCGGCGGTACCTCAACCCGAACCCCACCCCGCTGCCTGTCCCGGCTCTG GAGATGATGTACATCTGG AACGGCTACGCGGTGATCGGGAAGCAGCCGCAGCTGACGCAGGGCATGCTGGGGATCCTCGTCAAGGCCCAGGAGACCCTGGGGAAGACGCCAG CAAACGAGTTCTCGGTGGATGACCTATGCGTGGTGAAGCTGCTCCAGGGCCTATGTCTGAAGCACCTGGGCCAGGTCACGGAGGCCGAGGAGAACTTCCGGTTTATCCATGCCAG TGAGAAGAAGATTAAGTACGACCATTACCTGATCCCCAACGCTCTGCTGGAGATCTCGCTGCTATGCCTGGAGCAGGGCAGGACCGAAGAGGCTCTCAAGTGCCTGGAAATGGCCAA ACAAAACTACAAGAATTACTCCATGGAGTCCAGGACACACTTCCGGATCCAAGCAGCCATGCTCCAGGCCAGGGCAGCCCCTGAGGATGGGGGCACCTCCGAAGTGGCTGAGGTGCTCTAG